A stretch of DNA from Cellulomonas fengjieae:
CACGACGCCGGCGGGGAGCGTGCGCGTGCACCCCGCGGTCGCCGCGGGGCCGCCCGACGTGGACCTGCGTCCGGACGACGTGCTCGTGCTCGCCGTGAAGAGCCAGGACACTGTGGCCGCCCTCGACGCGTGGGCCGACCGACCCGTCGCCGGCGGCGGGAGCGCCGCCGAGCGGCTCGCCGTGGTGTGCGCGCAGAACGGCGTGGCCAACGAGCGTGCGGCACTGCGCCGGTTCCGCACCGTCGTGGCGATGTGCGTGTGGCTGCCCGCCACCTTCCTGGAGCCGGGCCGCGTCAGCGCGGGCGGCACCCCGGTCCCCGGCGTGCTCACCGTCGGCCCGGCCGCGGCGTCGTCCGTCACCGACGCTGCGCTCACCGCCTACGCCGAGGACCTGGCCGGCGCAGGGTTCGCCGCCCCCGTGACCGGCGACGTCATGGCGTGGAAGTACCGCAAGCTGCTGTCCAACCTGGCGAACGCGGTCGAGGCGCTGTGCGGGACCACCCGCGACGACGGCGCTGCCGAGCTGGTGGCCCGCGCCGACGAGGAGGGTCGGACGGTCCTGCGCGCCGCCGGGATCCGCGTCCTCGACGAGGCGGTGCACGATGCCGCGCGCGCGGGCTTCCACGTGGCGCGCCTGCCCGGGCAGGCCGGCGGCGGCTCGTCGTGGCAGTCGCTGGCCCGCGGCACCGGGTCGATCGAGTCCGACTACCTGAACGGCGAGATCGTGCTGCTCGGTCGGCTGCACGGGGTACCGACGCCGGTGAACGCGGTGCTGCAGCGCAGGGCACGGCAGGCCGCTGCCACGGGAGCCGGTCCGGGCTCCACGGTCGCCGCCGACGTCCTGAGGGAGTCGCTCGCCTGAACCGGCCATCCGGGCCGCGGCGGGGCTTCCACCGTCGGCGCCTGGCTGTGCCGAGCGTGAACAGTTCACGCCATGCACCGCCGTGCGGGAGCCGCGGTAGGGTGCACGCGTGGAGGAGCGGAGCGGCTTGCCGCGGGGTGTGCGCCAGGCGTGGGGGCGGGATGCGGCGCCCGGCAGGCCCGGCCCGAAGGCGATGCTGAGCATCCCCGGGATCGCGGCCTCCGCGACCGCCCTGGCGGACGCGGAAGGCGCCGCGGCCCTCTCGCTCGGGCGGATCGCGGAGCGTCTCGGCGTGACCCCGAACGCCCTGTACCGCTACGTCGACTCGCGTGACGACCTGGACGTCATCGTCCACGACCACGCCCTCGGCGCACCGACCGGGATCCGCGCCGGCGAGGACTGGGGGGATGCTGCCGCCGCCTGGTGCCGCGCCCTGCGTGACCGGTATGTCCGCCACCCGTGGCTGAGCGACATGCGTGTCCGCGTCCCGTTCGCGCCGAACTCCCTGGCCTGGCTCGAGAACCTGCTGGAACGCCTCGAGCCCAGCGGGCTCGGCGAGCGCCGGGCGCTCCAGGCGGCGGGTGTGCTCGACGGGTACGTGCGCAGCCGCGCCGCCGCGGTGCGCGACCTGGTCCGTCCCGGCGGCACCACCGATCCCGGCGCGCTGGTCGAGCTGGTCGGCGCCGACCAGCTCGCGGCCCGGCTGCCTCGGGTCGCGTCGCTGATCTCGTCCGGCCTGTACCGGGAACCGCAGGCTCTCGCCGACGAGGACTTCGAGTTCGGCCTCGCGAGCATCCTCACCGGTCTTCGACAGCTCGCCGACCGGCCCGGGCACTGACACCGACCGCGACACTCAAGCCCTCGCCTGGATCCACCTGAGGTAATCCCTGTCGCTCGCGCGCGCATCTGTGTACGTTCGTAACTGTTCGTACCGTGCACAGACTGGAGGCAGGCCGTGACCGCAATCTCGACCAGGCGCGTGACGACAGATGTCGCCCCCGTGGTGCTGGAGCACGTGACGAAGACCTACGGCGGCACCGGCTCGAGCGCCGCGACGGTGCGCGCGCTCGACGATGTGACCCTGGAGCTGCCGGAGGGGTCCTTCACCGCGGTGATGGGCCCGTCCGGATCGGGCAAGAGCACGCTGCTGCACTGCGCGGCGGGCCTGGACGCACCGACCACGGGCCGGGCGGTGCTCGCCGGTCACGACCTGACGGGCATGTCCGAGGACGCTCTCACGCGGCTGCGGCGCGACCGGGTCGCCTTCGTGTTCCAGGCGTTCAACCTGATCCCCACCCTGACCGCGGCGCAGAACGTCGAGCTTCCGGGACTTCTGGCCGGACGCGGGCGGGACCCTCGCAGCACCGACCGCGCCCTGGCGCGGGTCGGGCTGGGTGACCGTCGCGCCCACCGCCCGGGCGAGCTGTCGGGGGGCCAGCAGCAGCGCGTGGCGATCGCCCGGGCGCTGGCGGTGAAGGCCGCGGTCCTGTTCGCCGACGAGCCGACCGGGGCACTGGACACCGGCACGGCCGCACGCATCCTGGAGCTGCTCCGGACGGCCGGCGCCGAGGACCGGCAGACCATCATGATGACCACGCACGACCCGGTGGCCGCCGCCTACGCCGACACCGTGATCTTCCTGGTCGACGGCCGCATCGTGGAGCGGATGACCGCGCCCTCGGCCGAGCAGGTGGCTGCCCGGCTGTCGCGGCTGCCCGGCGACCGGGGAGCGTGAGCCGCGATGCTGATCCTGATCCTCGCGGGCCTGCGCCATCGCGCAGCCGCCCTCCTGTCGATCGTCGTCGCCGCCGGCCTCGGCTCGGCACTCATCGTGCTCAGCGGGGCCATGTTCGAGACCGGCATCCGGCTGGTCGCACCGCCCGAGCGCGTCAGCGGCGCCGACCTGGTCGTCATCGGCGACCCCGGCTACACCATGCTGGACCGAGAGGGTGGCCAGACCACCGACCACCGGCCGTTGCCCGAGCGGCACCGCCTGAGCGACACCGTCGTCCGGGAGGCCATCGGGATCGAGGGCGTCGACCGGGCCGTGCCCGTCCAGCTGGTCGAGACCTTCGCCCGGAGCGGTCTGCGAGCGGCCACGCTCACCGGCCAGAACTGGGCATCGGCGAGCATGAGCGGCCTGACCGTGCCCGAGGGACCGGCCCCGGGGCCCGACGAGGTCGTGCTCACGGCCCCGGCCGCCGCGACGCTCGGCGTCGCCCCCGGTGACAGCCTCACCCTGACCGTGGCCGGCCGGACCAGCACCGTCGAGGTCCTGGGCGTTCTCGGCGGGACCGGCGGCCCGGCGACCGTGTTCCTCGCCGACGTGGCGCCCGGCGTCGCGGCGGGCGAAGCGGACGATGCGGACGATGCAACACGCGGCGCAGGGCGGATCGACGCGCTCGGCGTGACCCTCGCGGCCGGGGCCGACGACGCCGCCGTGCGTGACGCCCTGGGCCGTCTCGGCCCGGTGCGCGTGCTGGCCGGCGACCACCGGGGCGCGGCCGAGGATCCGGCGATCTCGGCCTCCCGCACCCCGACGATCGTCATCGGCGCCGTCTTCGGCGGCATCGTGCTCACCGTGCTGGCCACCGTCACCTCCGGGATCGTGTCCCTGTCGGTCCGCCAGCGCGGCCGCGAGATCAGCCTGCTGCGTGCCACCGGCGCCACCGGGCGCCAGGCCGGCGCCCTGCTCGTGGGCGAGGCGTCGATCGCCGGCATCGTGGGCGCAGTGCTCGGGCTCGCGCTCGGCGTCCCGCTCGCCCACGCGCTGTTCGACGCGATGCGCGCGGGCGGCGTCGTCCCGGACGGGCTCGCGCTGCGCGCGGGACTCGTCCCCTTCGCCGTCGCCGTGGCGACCTGCGGCCTCGTGGTGTGGCTGGCCGCCCGGATCGCGGCACGCCCGGCACGCCGCTCGCGCGCCATCGACGCCCTGCGGGAGGCCGACCTGCCTCCCGCGCGGCTCGGGTTCGTCCGGGGCCTGCTGGGCGTCCTGGCCGGGCTCGGCGCCGTCGCGCTGGCCGTCATCACGACCGCCATGGAGCCGGCCCTCGTCTCCGCCACCGCGGGTCCCGCGGTGCTCGCCGGCGGGATCTCCGCGGTGCTCCTCGCCCCGGCCCACCTGCGTCTCGGTCTGGTCCTGCTGCGGCCGCTCCTCGGCGAGCGCCGCGGCGAGCTCGCCCGGGTCAACGTCCGGTCCCGGGTCGCAGCCCTGTCCACGGTGACGGGTGCCGCCGCCCTGGTGGTCGGCATCGGCGTCGGCAACCTCGTCTCCCAGACCATGCTCACCACCGCCGCCGGTCGAGCCCAGGTGGAGACGATCACGGCGCAGGCCGTCGTCCGTGGCCCCGCGGGCACAGGCGTCGAGCTCGCCGCGGAGATCGCCGCCCTGCCCGAGGTCGGCGCGGTCACGCCGTTCGTCGCCTCGGGCGGATGGATCGAGCGCCCGTACGACCGGTCCCACCGCGACCGGCCGTGGCCGGTGCGCGGGCTGGACGGCGCGCAGGCCGAGCGGGTGCTCAGCAACCGGCTCGTCGACGGCGGGCTCGCCGCTCTCACGGGCCGGTCCATCGCGCTGCCCGCCCGGACCGCCGAGGCTCTCGGCGTGCGCACCGGGGACACGGTCGACTTCCGGTTCGGCGACGGCGCCGGGGCCGAGCTGCGCGTCGTCGCGACGTACGACGACCTGCCCGGCTACGAGAACCTCCTCCTGCCCGCGGACCTGCTCGCTGCGCACACCACAGCCCGGACGCCCGGCACGCTCCTGGTCAGCGCCGACGACGGCACGTCTGCCGACCGGCTCGCGACCGCGCTGGACGACGTCGTCGCCGACCATCCCGCCGTCGTCGTCGGCGACCGCGACGACCTGGAGCACGCCCTCCAGGAGGGGCTCGGCGTCAACGCGCTGATCAACACGCTCATGCTGCTCGTCGTCCTCGCCTACGCCATGGTCGCGGTCGTCAACACGGTCGCGGTGTCCACCCTCGGCCGTCGCCGGGAGCTCGCGTTGCTGCGTCTCGCGGGGGCGACCCGCCGGCAGGTGCGCACGCTCCTGCTCACCGAGACCGGGATCGCCGCCGTCGCGGGCCTCGGTGCGGGCCTGGTGGTGGCGTGCGCCGCCGTGGCCCCCACCGCCGTCGTCGTGGGAGCCGACCTCCTCGGCCCGCTCGCCCTGGCGGCCCTCGCGGCCGGCGGTCTCGCCGTCGCGCTCATCACGCTGCCCATCACCGCCGCCGCCACCCGGCGGGCCCTGTCCGGGCGCCCCGCGGACGTCCTCACCCGGGCGGCCTGAGCCGCACCGGTCACACGCCCGGTGAGCGGGCGTCCGCCCGCGGCCGGACGCGCGGCGGGCGTGCGTGGTGTCGTCGACGCCCAGGACGTCCCGAGACCGGTGTTCGGGTTAGCCCA
This window harbors:
- a CDS encoding ketopantoate reductase family protein, whose product is MSPVRHIIIGTGAVGGVIGGLLAGAGSDVVLVARGRQLDALRADGLEVTTPAGSVRVHPAVAAGPPDVDLRPDDVLVLAVKSQDTVAALDAWADRPVAGGGSAAERLAVVCAQNGVANERAALRRFRTVVAMCVWLPATFLEPGRVSAGGTPVPGVLTVGPAAASSVTDAALTAYAEDLAGAGFAAPVTGDVMAWKYRKLLSNLANAVEALCGTTRDDGAAELVARADEEGRTVLRAAGIRVLDEAVHDAARAGFHVARLPGQAGGGSSWQSLARGTGSIESDYLNGEIVLLGRLHGVPTPVNAVLQRRARQAAATGAGPGSTVAADVLRESLA
- a CDS encoding TetR/AcrR family transcriptional regulator C-terminal domain-containing protein; the protein is MEERSGLPRGVRQAWGRDAAPGRPGPKAMLSIPGIAASATALADAEGAAALSLGRIAERLGVTPNALYRYVDSRDDLDVIVHDHALGAPTGIRAGEDWGDAAAAWCRALRDRYVRHPWLSDMRVRVPFAPNSLAWLENLLERLEPSGLGERRALQAAGVLDGYVRSRAAAVRDLVRPGGTTDPGALVELVGADQLAARLPRVASLISSGLYREPQALADEDFEFGLASILTGLRQLADRPGH
- a CDS encoding ABC transporter ATP-binding protein, encoding MTAISTRRVTTDVAPVVLEHVTKTYGGTGSSAATVRALDDVTLELPEGSFTAVMGPSGSGKSTLLHCAAGLDAPTTGRAVLAGHDLTGMSEDALTRLRRDRVAFVFQAFNLIPTLTAAQNVELPGLLAGRGRDPRSTDRALARVGLGDRRAHRPGELSGGQQQRVAIARALAVKAAVLFADEPTGALDTGTAARILELLRTAGAEDRQTIMMTTHDPVAAAYADTVIFLVDGRIVERMTAPSAEQVAARLSRLPGDRGA
- a CDS encoding ABC transporter permease, producing the protein MLILILAGLRHRAAALLSIVVAAGLGSALIVLSGAMFETGIRLVAPPERVSGADLVVIGDPGYTMLDREGGQTTDHRPLPERHRLSDTVVREAIGIEGVDRAVPVQLVETFARSGLRAATLTGQNWASASMSGLTVPEGPAPGPDEVVLTAPAAATLGVAPGDSLTLTVAGRTSTVEVLGVLGGTGGPATVFLADVAPGVAAGEADDADDATRGAGRIDALGVTLAAGADDAAVRDALGRLGPVRVLAGDHRGAAEDPAISASRTPTIVIGAVFGGIVLTVLATVTSGIVSLSVRQRGREISLLRATGATGRQAGALLVGEASIAGIVGAVLGLALGVPLAHALFDAMRAGGVVPDGLALRAGLVPFAVAVATCGLVVWLAARIAARPARRSRAIDALREADLPPARLGFVRGLLGVLAGLGAVALAVITTAMEPALVSATAGPAVLAGGISAVLLAPAHLRLGLVLLRPLLGERRGELARVNVRSRVAALSTVTGAAALVVGIGVGNLVSQTMLTTAAGRAQVETITAQAVVRGPAGTGVELAAEIAALPEVGAVTPFVASGGWIERPYDRSHRDRPWPVRGLDGAQAERVLSNRLVDGGLAALTGRSIALPARTAEALGVRTGDTVDFRFGDGAGAELRVVATYDDLPGYENLLLPADLLAAHTTARTPGTLLVSADDGTSADRLATALDDVVADHPAVVVGDRDDLEHALQEGLGVNALINTLMLLVVLAYAMVAVVNTVAVSTLGRRRELALLRLAGATRRQVRTLLLTETGIAAVAGLGAGLVVACAAVAPTAVVVGADLLGPLALAALAAGGLAVALITLPITAAATRRALSGRPADVLTRAA